One genomic window of Deinococcus deserti VCD115 includes the following:
- a CDS encoding AMP-binding protein, with amino-acid sequence MFQPDRESLPVSDLRALQLQQLQSMVARQYEHVPAYRTKFNEAGVVPGDLKTLGDLQHFPFTRKADLRDHYPLGLSAVPRTDLRRIHASSGTSGKPTVVAYDEHDVNVFEEVVARSLYAAGARPGMVFHNAYGYGLFTGGLGTHGGARRLGLCTVPVSGGGTERQVSLILDLQPEVIACTPSYALVLADALARQGLGPDDISLRYAVLGAEPWAEKTRQEVQTRLGVRATNIYGLSEIIGPGVSNEDASEQHGSYVWEDHFYPEIVDPETGAVLPDGEWGVLVLSSMSRSAMPILRYWTGDITRLIPEQGVTGRTMRRMDLIRGRSDDLIILRGVNVYPTQLEAVLASLGQTSPHYHVTVSRSGLMDELHLQVESSDDSPSLQQEIVRLVKVQVGVSISCELCAPGSLPRSEGGKLRRVTDLREKR; translated from the coding sequence ATGTTTCAACCCGACCGTGAATCTCTGCCTGTTTCCGACCTGCGCGCCCTGCAACTGCAGCAGCTGCAAAGCATGGTGGCTCGTCAGTACGAGCACGTTCCCGCCTACCGCACCAAATTCAATGAGGCTGGCGTCGTACCAGGTGACCTGAAAACGCTGGGCGACCTGCAACACTTTCCGTTTACCCGCAAGGCCGACCTGCGCGATCACTACCCGCTGGGCCTGAGCGCGGTGCCCCGCACTGACCTGCGCCGGATTCATGCCAGCAGCGGCACCAGCGGCAAACCCACGGTCGTTGCCTACGACGAGCACGACGTGAATGTCTTCGAGGAGGTGGTCGCGCGCAGTTTGTACGCTGCCGGTGCGCGCCCCGGGATGGTGTTTCACAACGCCTACGGCTACGGGCTGTTTACCGGTGGACTAGGGACCCACGGGGGCGCCCGGCGCCTGGGACTGTGCACCGTGCCCGTGTCGGGCGGCGGCACCGAGCGGCAGGTCAGCCTGATTCTGGATCTTCAGCCCGAGGTCATCGCCTGCACGCCCAGCTACGCCCTGGTGCTGGCCGACGCTCTGGCCCGCCAGGGCCTGGGGCCGGACGACATCAGCCTGCGCTACGCCGTTCTGGGGGCCGAACCCTGGGCAGAAAAGACGCGACAGGAGGTTCAGACACGTCTGGGGGTGCGGGCCACCAACATCTATGGTCTGTCCGAGATCATCGGACCTGGAGTCAGCAACGAGGACGCTTCTGAGCAGCACGGCAGCTACGTGTGGGAGGACCATTTCTATCCCGAGATCGTGGATCCGGAGACCGGCGCGGTGCTGCCCGACGGCGAGTGGGGGGTCCTGGTCCTGAGCAGCATGAGCCGCAGCGCGATGCCCATTCTGCGCTACTGGACCGGGGACATCACCCGCCTGATTCCAGAACAGGGCGTCACCGGGCGCACCATGCGCCGGATGGACCTGATCCGGGGCCGCAGCGACGATCTGATTATCCTGCGCGGGGTCAATGTGTATCCCACTCAACTCGAAGCGGTGTTGGCCAGCCTGGGCCAGACGAGCCCGCACTACCATGTCACGGTGTCGCGCAGCGGCCTGATGGACGAACTGCACCTGCAAGTTGAGTCCAGTGACGATTCGCCGTCACTGCAGCAGGAAATAGTGCGACTGGTCAAGGTTCAGGTGGGGGTCAGCATCTCCTGCGAGCTGTGCGCTCCTGGCAGCCTGCCGAGAAGCGAAGGTGGCAAGCTGCGCCGCGTGACGGATCTGCGCGAGAAGCGGTGA
- a CDS encoding glucose-1-phosphate thymidylyltransferase: protein MKAIIPAAGLGTRLRPLTFTRPKPVLPVAGQPIIRLAIKTLTEAGIRDIGVVVSDITREEIQHALDGILDVQVTLINQHEQLGLGHAVLTARSWVGQDDFCVYLGDNLFEHGAAPFVEQFQQDKPEALIALVEVDNPTAFGVAELDGEQIIRLVEKPKNPPSNLAVAGLYCFTPAIFDVLEGMPPSARGEYEITDGIQGLIERGATVLGRRVEGWWKDTGRPEDLLDANRLLLEKIEPDVQGAVEDSQITGRVIIPASATVLRSKIVGPVMLGENVWVEDAYIGPFTSVGADSVVRQAEIEYSSIDAGALIEKVDIRLQDCLIGVKAQVCGGHRRPRALKLTISDASVVELA, encoded by the coding sequence ATGAAAGCCATTATTCCTGCCGCAGGTCTGGGCACCCGACTGCGCCCACTGACATTCACGCGTCCTAAACCTGTACTTCCTGTGGCGGGTCAACCGATTATCCGCCTGGCCATTAAAACCCTGACCGAGGCCGGAATTCGTGACATCGGCGTGGTGGTCTCCGACATTACCCGCGAAGAAATCCAACACGCCCTGGACGGGATCCTGGATGTGCAGGTCACCCTGATCAACCAGCACGAGCAACTGGGCCTTGGGCACGCCGTACTCACCGCCCGCAGCTGGGTAGGACAGGATGATTTCTGCGTGTATCTGGGTGACAATCTGTTCGAGCATGGTGCTGCGCCGTTTGTTGAGCAGTTCCAGCAGGACAAGCCCGAAGCACTGATCGCCCTGGTTGAGGTCGACAATCCCACTGCCTTCGGTGTGGCAGAACTGGACGGCGAACAGATCATCCGTCTGGTGGAGAAACCGAAAAATCCTCCCAGCAACCTGGCCGTGGCTGGTCTGTACTGCTTTACCCCAGCAATTTTCGACGTACTGGAGGGTATGCCTCCTTCAGCACGCGGCGAGTATGAAATCACCGACGGCATTCAGGGTCTGATCGAACGCGGCGCCACGGTGCTGGGGCGGCGGGTCGAAGGCTGGTGGAAGGATACGGGCCGGCCGGAAGACCTGCTTGACGCCAACCGGCTGCTCCTCGAAAAGATTGAACCTGATGTGCAGGGCGCCGTCGAGGACTCACAGATCACGGGCCGCGTCATTATTCCAGCGAGCGCGACCGTGCTGCGCTCCAAGATCGTCGGACCGGTGATGCTGGGAGAAAACGTGTGGGTCGAAGACGCCTACATCGGCCCCTTTACCAGTGTCGGTGCGGACAGTGTGGTTCGTCAGGCCGAAATCGAGTACAGCTCGATCGATGCCGGAGCCCTGATCGAAAAGGTGGATATCCGTCTGCAGGACTGCCTGATCGGCGTGAAGGCTCAGGTGTGCGGTGGCCACCGCCGGCCACGCGCCCTCAAGCTCACCATCAGCGACGCGAGCGTGGTCGAGCTGGCCTGA
- a CDS encoding glycerol-3-phosphate dehydrogenase/oxidase, translating to MTKPADPRSESLRDATQPHTWDLLVIGGGASGLGTALDAASRGYRTLLLEAHDYAKGTSSRSTKLVHGGVRYLAQGNVSLVREALHERGLMRRNAPHLVRDQGFVVAAYRWWSAPFYGVGLKMYDLLAGSLGLGSSRFVSAAEALRRIPTLQKTALKGGILYFDGQFDDARMAVTLLRTFQNFGGVALNHAPVTGLIHDSGRVTGARFRDTETGQDHEVRARAVVNATGVFVDDIRRMEDPLVEPMLSPSQGVHVVVDRRFLPADTAIMVPRTDDGRVLFAVPWHDHVVIGTTDTPVPQTSHEPRALPQEVDFILRTAAQYMDPAPTRADVRSVFAGLRPLVKAAGGTDTKALSRDHVIRISGGGLITLTGGKWTTYRRMGEDTVNRAAELAGLPQRLSLTQALKLHGAFRESPESQVPDSHWKVYGTDASRIQALPGAQAALHPSLPYTEAEVQWAVRHEQARTVEDVLARRLRALLLDAQASIEAAPRVAALLAEELGQDAEWQAGQIQAYTTLAQGYVLA from the coding sequence ATGACCAAACCTGCCGACCCCCGATCAGAGAGCCTGCGCGACGCTACTCAGCCCCACACCTGGGACCTGCTGGTTATTGGTGGGGGAGCCTCCGGACTGGGCACTGCTCTGGACGCAGCGAGCCGTGGTTACCGCACGCTGCTGCTCGAAGCCCACGACTACGCCAAAGGCACCAGCAGCCGCAGCACCAAGCTCGTTCACGGCGGCGTGCGCTACCTGGCTCAGGGCAACGTCTCGCTGGTCCGTGAGGCCCTGCATGAGCGGGGGCTGATGCGCCGAAACGCCCCACACCTTGTGCGGGATCAGGGTTTTGTTGTGGCCGCCTACCGGTGGTGGTCAGCGCCGTTTTATGGCGTTGGGTTGAAGATGTACGACCTGCTGGCCGGCTCACTCGGGCTGGGCAGCAGCCGCTTTGTCAGTGCTGCCGAAGCCTTGCGCCGCATTCCCACCCTTCAGAAAACAGCGCTGAAGGGCGGCATCCTGTATTTCGACGGCCAGTTTGACGATGCCCGCATGGCCGTTACCCTGTTGCGGACGTTCCAGAATTTTGGCGGAGTCGCGCTGAACCATGCGCCCGTGACCGGGTTGATTCACGACAGCGGCAGGGTCACGGGGGCCCGGTTCCGCGATACCGAGACCGGCCAGGACCACGAGGTCCGCGCCCGCGCCGTCGTAAATGCCACTGGCGTGTTCGTTGACGATATCCGCCGGATGGAGGACCCTCTCGTCGAACCGATGCTCTCACCCAGCCAGGGTGTTCATGTGGTGGTCGACCGGCGATTCCTGCCCGCGGACACCGCCATCATGGTTCCCCGCACCGATGACGGGCGCGTGCTGTTCGCGGTTCCCTGGCACGATCATGTGGTGATCGGCACCACCGACACTCCGGTCCCGCAGACCAGCCACGAGCCGCGCGCCCTGCCGCAGGAAGTTGACTTTATTCTGCGTACAGCAGCTCAATACATGGATCCCGCACCCACCCGCGCCGATGTCCGCAGCGTGTTCGCTGGTCTTCGCCCGCTGGTCAAAGCTGCCGGCGGCACCGATACCAAGGCCCTGTCGCGTGACCATGTGATCCGGATCAGCGGTGGCGGACTGATCACCCTGACCGGCGGAAAATGGACCACCTACCGCCGCATGGGCGAAGACACCGTCAACCGCGCCGCTGAGCTTGCGGGTCTGCCCCAGCGTCTCAGCCTGACGCAGGCCCTGAAACTTCATGGTGCATTCCGTGAATCTCCGGAGAGCCAGGTGCCTGACAGTCACTGGAAGGTGTACGGCACGGACGCCAGCCGGATTCAGGCGCTGCCCGGCGCGCAGGCGGCCCTTCATCCAAGCCTTCCCTATACGGAGGCTGAAGTCCAATGGGCTGTCCGGCATGAGCAGGCGCGCACCGTCGAGGATGTGCTGGCGCGCCGTCTGCGTGCGCTGCTGCTGGACGCCCAGGCCAGCATCGAGGCGGCGCCGCGTGTAGCAGCTCTCCTGGCCGAGGAGCTGGGCCAGGATGCGGAGTGGCAGGCTGGACAGATTCAGGCTTACACGACGCTGGCTCAAGGATATGTCCTGGCCTGA
- the glpK gene encoding glycerol kinase GlpK, translated as MSQFILALDQGTTSSRAIVFDQEGNIRRVAQKEFRQIFPKPGWVEHDAQEIWSTQIGVAQEAISGAGLKASDIAAIGITNQRETVVVWDRHTGQPIHNAIVWQDRRTSTFCDQLRAQGHAELFQHKTGLLIDAYFSGTKLKWILDHVEGARERALKGELAFGTVDSWLIYNLTGGALHVTDATNACRTLLYNIHTGEWDDELLRILDVPREVLPRVCSSSEVYGETAEGLLGARIRIAGIAGDQQAATFGQACLERGMAKNTYGTGCFMLMNTAHEAVPSKNQLLTTVAWQLGGTRTYALEGSVFVAGAVVQWLRDGLGIIRDSSEVEALATSVDSSEGVFLVPAFVGLGAPYWDSYARGTMVGLTRGTTKAHIARAALESIAYQSAELLEAMGQDSGAPLRELRVDGGASTNNLLMQFQADILGVPVVRPKVTETTALGAAYLAGLAVGYWQGTEEITRQWQVDRIFEPQMAEDERARRLARWRSAVQRSREWEIAEA; from the coding sequence ATGAGTCAGTTCATTCTCGCACTTGATCAGGGCACCACCAGCAGCCGCGCCATCGTTTTCGATCAGGAGGGCAACATTCGCCGCGTTGCCCAGAAAGAATTCCGCCAGATCTTTCCCAAACCCGGCTGGGTCGAGCACGACGCCCAGGAAATCTGGAGCACCCAGATCGGCGTCGCCCAGGAGGCCATCTCAGGTGCGGGGCTCAAGGCCAGCGACATCGCGGCCATCGGCATCACCAACCAGCGTGAGACCGTGGTGGTCTGGGACCGGCACACCGGCCAGCCGATTCACAACGCGATCGTGTGGCAGGACCGCCGCACATCCACCTTCTGTGATCAGCTCCGGGCCCAGGGCCACGCCGAACTGTTCCAGCACAAGACCGGCCTCCTGATCGACGCCTACTTCAGCGGCACCAAGCTCAAGTGGATTCTGGATCATGTCGAAGGAGCCCGCGAACGGGCCTTGAAGGGCGAACTGGCCTTCGGCACAGTCGACTCCTGGCTGATCTACAACCTGACCGGCGGGGCGCTGCACGTTACTGACGCCACCAACGCCTGCCGGACCCTGCTGTACAACATTCATACCGGCGAGTGGGACGACGAGCTGCTGCGCATTTTGGACGTGCCGCGCGAGGTCCTGCCACGGGTATGCAGCAGCAGTGAGGTGTACGGCGAAACCGCCGAGGGGCTGCTCGGAGCCCGGATCAGGATCGCCGGGATCGCCGGGGACCAGCAGGCTGCGACCTTCGGGCAGGCCTGTCTGGAGCGGGGAATGGCCAAGAACACCTATGGCACGGGCTGCTTCATGCTGATGAACACGGCGCATGAAGCGGTTCCCAGCAAGAATCAGCTGCTGACCACGGTGGCGTGGCAGCTTGGCGGCACGCGCACCTACGCCCTGGAGGGCAGTGTGTTTGTGGCCGGCGCGGTCGTGCAGTGGCTGCGGGACGGGTTGGGAATTATCCGTGACAGCAGTGAGGTCGAAGCCCTGGCCACCAGTGTCGACAGCAGCGAGGGTGTCTTCCTGGTGCCTGCTTTTGTGGGGCTGGGCGCACCGTACTGGGACAGCTACGCCCGCGGCACCATGGTGGGCCTGACACGGGGTACCACCAAAGCACATATCGCACGCGCCGCTCTGGAAAGCATCGCCTACCAGTCGGCAGAACTGCTCGAAGCCATGGGACAGGACAGCGGCGCCCCGCTGCGGGAGCTGCGCGTGGACGGTGGCGCAAGCACCAACAACCTTCTGATGCAGTTCCAGGCCGACATCCTGGGCGTTCCAGTGGTGAGGCCCAAAGTGACGGAGACGACCGCACTGGGCGCAGCCTACTTGGCTGGACTGGCCGTGGGGTACTGGCAGGGCACGGAGGAGATTACCCGTCAGTGGCAGGTGGACCGCATTTTCGAGCCGCAGATGGCCGAAGACGAGCGGGCCCGCCGCCTGGCACGCTGGCGAAGTGCCGTGCAGCGCAGCCGCGAGTGGGAAATCGCCGAAGCCTGA
- a CDS encoding MIP/aquaporin family protein, whose product MTFTKAQEFMAELLGTMVLILFGCGVVAMVVLFASNNPAIPGQIVNGGYTNITLGWGFAVLMGIFIAGTISGAHLNPAVTIALAATGRFPWSKVAHYIAGQFVGAFLGAALVFAVYHAKWLGVDPSLANTAGIFSTFPAVPGFWPGFIDQVVGTALLMGLILAIGDKLNNPAGAAWGPLAVAFVVMAIGISFGGMHGYAINPARDLGPRLFALIAGFQNTGFQNGVWLIPVIGPLVGGLLGALIYDTFIGKPLLRAGATAHGVQGADPAYNLEHQS is encoded by the coding sequence ATGACATTTACGAAAGCGCAGGAATTTATGGCTGAGCTGCTCGGCACCATGGTCCTGATCCTGTTCGGCTGTGGCGTAGTCGCCATGGTCGTACTGTTTGCCAGCAACAATCCGGCTATTCCCGGCCAGATTGTCAACGGCGGCTATACCAACATCACCCTCGGGTGGGGTTTCGCGGTCCTGATGGGCATCTTTATCGCCGGCACCATCAGTGGGGCACACCTGAACCCGGCCGTCACCATCGCGCTGGCTGCCACCGGACGCTTTCCCTGGAGTAAGGTCGCGCACTACATCGCCGGACAGTTTGTGGGCGCGTTTCTGGGTGCTGCTCTGGTGTTTGCGGTGTACCACGCCAAATGGCTGGGCGTGGATCCGTCCCTGGCGAACACTGCCGGAATCTTCAGCACTTTCCCGGCCGTTCCCGGATTCTGGCCTGGGTTTATCGATCAGGTCGTGGGGACTGCCCTGCTGATGGGGCTGATCCTGGCGATCGGCGACAAGCTCAACAATCCGGCCGGGGCGGCCTGGGGTCCGCTGGCCGTCGCGTTCGTGGTCATGGCCATCGGAATAAGCTTCGGCGGCATGCACGGCTACGCCATCAACCCTGCCCGGGACCTTGGACCGAGACTGTTTGCGCTGATCGCAGGCTTTCAAAACACCGGATTCCAGAACGGTGTGTGGCTGATCCCCGTGATCGGGCCGCTCGTGGGTGGACTGCTGGGCGCGCTGATTTACGACACGTTCATCGGCAAACCCCTGCTGCGCGCCGGAGCCACCGCACATGGCGTTCAAGGTGCCGATCCGGCCTACAACCTCGAGCATCAGTCCTGA
- a CDS encoding sugar-binding transcriptional regulator, with product MNICQVEVNRCSKMGEWRAVLVTCVRSSVYADLVTDDSGALAVQIARLYYHQGLTTDAIARELGLSRPKVSRLLTLARRTGLVEIRIHDPQAQPQSLEAQLRSAYPGLTPHVVGVPPGSSEAVWLDRVAVASARLLDTLLRPQQVVGLAWGNTLDAVSRMLTPRHVADLQFVQLNGSAHARDFMSGFVTDTITRFAQNYSARAHLFPVPTFFDDPATKTAMWRERSVRHVVELQERADVLLYSVGTLDPGSPSHVHVGGYLDPEDQQTLLTQGVVGDIATVFYRGDGSFADIPINARASGPDLTLTTRVTHAVCIVSGLAKVDALRGALNGGLMNTLIVDEITARTLLHG from the coding sequence ATGAACATATGTCAAGTAGAAGTGAACAGGTGTTCAAAGATGGGGGAGTGGAGGGCTGTCCTCGTAACGTGCGTGCGGTCCTCCGTTTATGCTGATCTTGTGACTGACGATTCCGGGGCCCTGGCCGTGCAGATTGCCCGGCTGTATTACCACCAGGGCCTGACGACCGACGCCATCGCCCGGGAGCTGGGGCTGTCGCGGCCCAAGGTCAGCCGTCTGTTGACCCTGGCGAGGCGTACCGGGCTGGTCGAAATCCGTATCCACGATCCCCAGGCACAGCCACAGAGTCTCGAAGCGCAGTTGCGCTCGGCGTATCCAGGGCTGACCCCGCACGTGGTAGGTGTGCCCCCCGGGAGCAGTGAAGCGGTATGGCTCGACCGGGTGGCCGTTGCCAGCGCCCGGCTGCTCGATACTTTGTTGCGGCCACAGCAGGTGGTTGGACTCGCCTGGGGAAACACCCTGGACGCGGTGTCGCGCATGCTGACGCCGCGCCATGTGGCCGATCTACAGTTCGTTCAGCTCAACGGCAGCGCCCACGCACGGGATTTTATGAGCGGTTTCGTCACGGATACCATCACGCGCTTTGCCCAGAATTACAGCGCCCGTGCCCACCTGTTCCCGGTGCCCACCTTTTTCGATGACCCGGCCACAAAAACGGCCATGTGGCGCGAACGCAGTGTCCGGCACGTGGTGGAACTGCAGGAGCGCGCCGACGTCCTGCTGTACTCGGTAGGTACGCTCGACCCAGGCTCACCCAGCCACGTGCACGTAGGGGGGTATCTGGATCCCGAAGACCAGCAGACCCTGCTGACGCAGGGGGTCGTTGGCGACATCGCTACCGTGTTCTACCGTGGCGACGGAAGTTTCGCTGATATTCCGATCAACGCGCGGGCCAGCGGGCCGGACCTGACCTTGACCACCCGTGTGACGCACGCCGTTTGCATCGTCAGCGGTCTGGCCAAGGTGGACGCTCTGCGTGGCGCGCTCAACGGCGGCCTGATGAATACCCTGATCGTGGACGAAATAACTGCCCGCACTCTGCTGCACGGTTAA
- a CDS encoding N-acetylglucosamine kinase yields the protein MTRSPLLLGVDAGGTATGWALVRGSQVVATGTSPAFTALLLGTPAGAESLQALATALPGRPDAVQAGIPGVTAHTDAARHLQAALAEVLNVPAGQVDVEGDLDLAYRAHLAPGTGILLYAGTGSIAYHVAANGETVRAGGRGYRLGDDGGGFSLGRAAMRHLTTQLDLGQMPDSLLAREVAAVTGGLDWETLRSFAYGSPGAAALARLAPAVGRAADAGDPDATHILEDAASSLAELAVRLRTQVGPLPVTATGGALRVSPLFPAALTRALPGVNVQQRNHAEAAARYAARLWTS from the coding sequence ATGACCCGTTCGCCGCTGCTTCTGGGTGTGGACGCCGGTGGCACCGCGACCGGCTGGGCACTGGTCCGCGGCTCCCAGGTGGTGGCGACAGGAACCTCGCCAGCCTTCACAGCGCTGCTGCTGGGAACTCCGGCTGGCGCCGAAAGCCTCCAGGCGCTGGCCACCGCCCTGCCTGGACGCCCCGACGCAGTCCAGGCCGGGATTCCGGGCGTCACTGCCCACACCGACGCAGCACGGCACCTGCAGGCCGCTCTGGCAGAAGTTCTGAACGTTCCGGCTGGGCAGGTGGATGTCGAGGGAGACCTTGATCTGGCCTACCGCGCCCACCTGGCGCCCGGAACCGGCATCCTTCTTTACGCAGGAACAGGCAGCATCGCCTACCATGTCGCGGCGAACGGCGAGACCGTCAGGGCCGGGGGCCGGGGCTACCGGCTCGGGGACGACGGAGGCGGCTTCAGCCTGGGGCGCGCAGCGATGCGGCACCTGACCACACAGCTGGATCTCGGACAGATGCCTGACTCGCTGCTGGCGCGCGAAGTGGCGGCCGTCACCGGGGGGCTGGACTGGGAGACGCTGCGGAGCTTCGCCTATGGGTCACCCGGCGCTGCGGCCCTGGCGCGTCTTGCCCCGGCAGTGGGCCGGGCTGCTGACGCCGGGGACCCGGACGCTACCCACATACTTGAAGACGCCGCGTCGTCCCTGGCAGAACTTGCGGTACGACTCCGCACGCAGGTGGGTCCCCTGCCGGTGACCGCCACCGGAGGGGCCCTGCGGGTCAGCCCACTGTTCCCAGCGGCGCTGACCCGCGCTCTCCCCGGCGTAAATGTCCAACAGCGAAACCACGCAGAAGCCGCGGCCCGTTACGCGGCGCGGCTGTGGACATCCTGA
- a CDS encoding glycoside hydrolase family 10 protein, protein MTHKLTAVLATSLLLAACGTAPQSSDLDALDTQGVRTPGPHDSPRGRGQQELRGLWVDAFGPGMKTPAEIDVLVATARAMNVNVLFAQVGRRGDCYCNNAAMPRTNDPAVPAGFDPLADLITKAHAQGIQVHAWIITTAIWNSTTPPTDPAHAFNAHGLGKTGRDFWLMVKNDGTTRGGNDWLLDPGHPDAAEYIRNMYVSVVKNYDVDGIQFDRVRYTDFNPVGGPSNWGYNPTALERYRAETGATGMPLPGDPQWSAWRMQQVTNLVRETALAVKATKPDVSVNAATITYGAGPANETEWLRSRPYTEVLQDWVTWVKEGYLDVNVMMNYKRDFVPAQSLWFDQWNQFAASLQRVAPDVHQVSGSAIYLNDIASSVNQVWKTRQAGLSGWAGYSYRTPDKDVNVGTRTKEQVLPELTAALSGDGGPFERAVRWDRPNPAKLRAVSGQITVTIGPLGSRVVRLLDNSGQEVARTQTDGQGRYGFMRLPQGPVQIEVSGVTSEKFTPLPRQVTLLSPIALP, encoded by the coding sequence ATGACCCACAAGCTTACTGCTGTCCTGGCTACCTCCCTGCTGCTGGCTGCCTGTGGTACCGCTCCTCAGTCGTCTGACCTCGATGCCCTGGACACCCAGGGCGTCAGGACGCCCGGCCCGCATGACAGCCCACGCGGCCGGGGTCAGCAGGAATTGCGTGGCCTGTGGGTCGACGCCTTTGGTCCAGGCATGAAGACGCCGGCGGAAATCGATGTGCTGGTGGCCACGGCACGGGCTATGAACGTCAACGTGCTGTTCGCCCAGGTCGGCCGCCGGGGAGACTGCTACTGCAATAACGCCGCCATGCCGCGCACCAACGATCCAGCTGTGCCGGCTGGGTTCGACCCCCTGGCCGACCTGATTACCAAAGCACACGCCCAGGGCATTCAGGTGCACGCCTGGATCATCACCACTGCCATCTGGAACAGCACGACGCCACCGACCGATCCTGCTCACGCCTTCAACGCCCACGGACTGGGTAAAACCGGCCGCGACTTCTGGCTGATGGTCAAGAACGACGGCACCACACGCGGCGGCAACGACTGGCTGCTGGACCCTGGTCATCCGGACGCGGCGGAATATATCCGCAACATGTACGTTTCGGTAGTCAAAAACTACGATGTAGACGGCATTCAGTTTGACCGCGTGCGTTACACCGACTTCAATCCAGTGGGTGGCCCCAGCAACTGGGGATACAACCCCACCGCGCTGGAGCGCTACCGGGCCGAGACCGGCGCTACGGGCATGCCGCTGCCGGGTGACCCGCAGTGGAGTGCGTGGCGCATGCAGCAGGTCACCAATCTGGTGCGGGAGACCGCTCTGGCGGTCAAGGCCACCAAGCCTGACGTTAGTGTGAATGCCGCAACAATCACGTACGGTGCCGGGCCTGCCAACGAGACCGAGTGGCTGCGCTCCCGGCCCTATACCGAGGTGCTGCAGGACTGGGTGACCTGGGTCAAGGAAGGCTACCTGGACGTGAATGTCATGATGAACTACAAGCGTGACTTCGTTCCAGCCCAGTCACTCTGGTTTGACCAGTGGAACCAGTTCGCCGCCTCGCTGCAGAGAGTGGCTCCTGATGTTCATCAGGTCAGTGGCAGCGCCATTTATCTGAACGACATTGCCAGCAGTGTCAACCAGGTCTGGAAGACCCGCCAGGCGGGGCTCAGCGGCTGGGCCGGGTACTCGTACCGCACGCCTGACAAAGACGTAAACGTCGGCACCCGCACCAAGGAACAGGTGCTGCCGGAACTGACTGCAGCATTGTCCGGCGACGGTGGGCCCTTCGAGCGTGCGGTGCGCTGGGACCGTCCGAATCCCGCGAAGCTGCGCGCCGTGAGCGGACAGATCACGGTAACCATCGGGCCGCTGGGCAGCCGCGTTGTGCGGCTGCTCGATAACAGCGGCCAGGAAGTTGCCCGGACCCAGACCGACGGTCAGGGCCGCTACGGGTTCATGAGACTCCCGCAGGGTCCCGTGCAGATCGAGGTTAGCGGTGTGACGAGCGAGAAGTTTACTCCCCTGCCCAGGCAGGTCACTCTGCTCTCCCCCATCGCTCTGCCCTGA